In a single window of the Fusarium falciforme chromosome 3, complete sequence genome:
- a CDS encoding Clr5 domain-containing protein codes for MGRRPRMPEEEWEKWKETIERIYMVEQQTLKLLIQGMANTHGFIATEKEYRIRLEKWGFRKSNTQGSSSSTADRDSDHARRRAAQALPSNGQRLILDLQPCRHQPSPEFRWSDDLEQQLWKMQIAIDTIIKGSFGSANENEKWTSDKVTLTAPSTELNDSRRWQHLNSQCAAFVALSGIGLYAQLRAALDQLKQDVKGLNISLGPKTFLFQLIYMWRMCLELLKARLHLPRVQTADGQSSLSLNPLVPTFLGQWEKHLAENLGSQDPTCDIMAALLTIFRRSPERLKMGLERGYCMTIKGLEGIVGSNNGIVLRMWSHYIKSSSQDDMFIEGGQGDKLNEMFRHISLHADQSYGPCSPEAISILHGYTEMILTKTTIDAGDLNSYHPVLPRTSNPTRVEDFALEVRQRAKSSLQASGGSNYDLVAVEAYVFSTELLAKKLYQRANPLFSLELLDEAIDLLKHGNTECLIWAAMFSKNRVRLLGDKKDPKPFNPEKYRMLEIRSRLPMLRPQFHQPFDWVGTSGRTRFLRKRRQTAKDEMIEDLWSMLDDLKLS; via the exons ATGGGAAGACGCCCTAGAATGCCAGAAGAGGAGTGGGAGAAGTGGAAGGAAACCATCGAGCGGATCTACATGGTAGAACAGCAGACTCTCAAGCTTCTCATCCAAGGGATGGCCAACACACATGGCTTCATCGCAAC AGAAAAAGAGTATCGAATCAGACTTGAAAAATGGGGGTTTAGAAAGAGCAATACTCAGggaagctcaagctcaactgCCGATCGAGATTCTGACCACGCTCGAAGGAGAGCAGCCCAAGCCCTTCCATCGAACGGACAACGGCTGATCCTCGACTTACAGCCCTGTCGGCATCAACCTTCACCCGAATTCCGCTGGTCCGACGACCTGGAGCAGCAGCTATGGAAAATGCAAATCGCCATtgacaccatcatcaagggtTCATTTGGATCAGCCAATGAGAATGAGAAATGGACATCAGACAAGGTCACTCTCACTGCACCATCTACTGAGTTGAACGATTCGCGGAGGTGGCAACACCTTAACTCCCAGTGCGCTGCCTTTGTTGCCCTTTCAGGGATCGGTCTTTATGCTCAGCTTAGGGCGGCCCTTGATCAGCTGAAACAAGACGTCAAGGGGCTGAATATTTCGCTTGGGCCaaaaacctttttatttcAACTTATTTACATGTGGAGGATGTGTTTGGAACTTCTCAAGGCACGCCTGCACCTACCTCGGGTACAAACAGCCGATGGCCAGTCCAGCCTGTCACTCAACCCTCTTGTTCCGACCTTCTTGGGCCAATGGGAGAAGCATCTGGCTGAAAATCTTGGCTCGCAGGATCCTACATGCGACATCATGGCTGCCCTGCTCACTATTTTCAGACGTTCGCCAGAAAGGCTTAAAATGGGCTTAGAACGTGGATACTGCATGACTATAAAAGGGTTGGAAGGAATAGTGGGAAGCAACAATGGCATCGTCCTGAGAATGTGGTCGCACTACATCAAGTCTTCGAGCCAAGATGACATGTTCATCGAGGGCGGCCAAGGAGACAAGCTAAACGAGATGTTTCGACACATCAGCTTGCATGCTGATCAGTCGTATGGGCCTTGCAGCCCGGAGGCAATATCCATCTTGCACGGCTATACGGAGATGATACTCACCAAAACAACCATCGATGCCGGAGACCTCAACAGTTATCATCCTGTGTTGCCAAGGACCTCAAATCCCACTCGCGTGGAGGACTTTGCTCTGGAGGTCAGGCAGAGGGCGAAGTCAAGTTTACAAGCCTCTGGTGGTTCCAATTACGACTTGGTGGCGGTCGAAGCCTACGTTTTTTCAACAGAACTACTTGCCAAGAAGCTCTACCAGAGAGCGAATCCACTCTTCAGTCTCGAGCTGCTggatgaagccatcgacTTGTTGAAGCATGGCAACACGGAGTGTCTCATCTGGGCCGCCATGTTCTCAAAGAACAGGGTGAGGCTGTTGGGGGATAAAAAAGACCCCAAACCATTCAACCCCGAGAAGTATCGCATGTTAGAGATCAGGTCTCGGCTACCAATGCTACGGCCACAATTCCATCAACCTTTTGACTGGGTTGGTACAAGTGGGCGGACCCGATTCCTCAGGAAGCGTCGTCAGACGGCGAAGGATGAGATGATCGAAGATCTTTGGTCCATGTTGGATGACTTGAAGCTATCTTGA
- a CDS encoding Zn(2)-C6 fungal-type domain-containing protein, producing MELAKFTLLPPSPAESSSENTLTDKTPRTRTRGRAIPRKGHTKSRKGCLNCKRRRVKCPETFPECDNCKRLGITCEYSSMIPAKALQSTPTQFNMEDLRFFHHFLSHAYPPLPIKGDDVWKQVATISHNFDFLMHAILGLAASHLSLCDTTEFSSQALTHRVHAIRLFNERLSKPCVSKAEADARYATIMALTFQSSYMPEAMLEFMIMLRGCTVVSHTVIPVLEESLFSGFTSESHTERVLSLTRHDPIDALIGDVLDAALISVNNLRPICHSVLEVRYLSVLDRILRLSKTSPVEGFTEICLAYTLFGETSEVEFNYFTERSNYAAQIIMAHFFVIEYMLAVIALKPIIDSFPFRRVIIAAWTKEISQKLPSGYEEYIRWPLEFAELCHRKHGP from the exons ATGGAACTCGCAAAGTTCACTCTGCTGCCTCCATCGCCAGCAGAGTCATCGTCGGAGAACACTCTGACGGACAAGACTCCTCGGACTCGAACCCGAGGACGCGCCATACCCCGAAAAGGTCACACGAAATCGAGGAAGGGGTGCCTCAACTGCAAGCGACGGAGGGTGAAATGCCCAGAGACGTTTCCAGAATGCGACAACTGTAAACGACTTGGTATAACATGCGAATACTCGAGCATGATTCCCGCCAAGGCTCTTCAGTCAACGCCGACTCAATTCAACATGGAGGACCTGCGTTTCTTTCACCATTTTCTATCTCATGCTTATCCACCGTTACCCATCAAGGGAGATGATGTTTGGAAGCAGGTTGCTACTATTTCGCACAAC TTCGATTTCTTGATGCACGCAATTCTTGGATTAGCAGCTTCTCACTTGTCCCTATGCGATACCACAGAGTTCTCTTCTCAAGCGCTGACACATCGTGTTCACGCCATAAGGCTCTTCAACGAGCGGTTGAGCAAGCCATGTGTTTCGAAAGCTGAAGCCGATGCTCGATACGCCACCATAATGGCCCTCACCTTCCAGTCCTCGTACATGCCTGAGGCTATGCTCGAATTCATGATCATGCTCCGTGGCTGCACGGTGGTTTCTCATACTGTGATACCGGTATTGGAGGAGTCCCTCTTTTCTGGCTTCACCTCCGAGAGCCATACCGAGAGAGTCCTTTCGCTAACACGGCACGATCCTATTGATGCACTCATCGGCGATGTTCTAGATGCCGCCCTCATATCAGTCAACAACCTAAGGCCAATATGCCACAGCGTATTGGAAGTCAGATATCTTAGTGTTCTTGACAGGATCTTGAGGTTGTCAAAAACGTCACCTGTCGAAG GCTTCACAGAAATCTGCTTGGCTTACACGCTTTTTGGCGAAACAAGCGAGGTCGAGTTTAACTACTTCACTGAGCGATCGAACTATGCCGCCCAAATCATCATGGCTCACTTCTTTGTCATCGAGTACATGCTTGCAGTCATCGCACTGAAGCCGATAATCGACTCGTTTCCCTTTAGGAGGGTCATTATTGCGGCTTGGACAAAGGAGATTTCTCAAAAGCTGCCATCTGGCTACGAAGAGTATATTCGTTGGCCATTAGAGTTTGCAGAGTTGTGTCACCGGAAACATGGGCCCTGA
- a CDS encoding MFS domain-containing protein — MKDQQMASAAESTLPEKGPVVDVESAPSSSPPSIPDAGQDSDDSLDSMGKDIEGDLGAWVCVLGSLLFLIPSFGFMASIGTVQSYLSLNQLSNYSVSQVGWISGVYLFLSLIFNFQIGSILDRYGPRVLSPFGSVFSTATFLLLAECKTYWQFMLCFGVFGSIGTGIDCTTAIGVVGKLFVRRRGLAIGTAVLGTSLGSIIFPLLLRSTFQSLGWAWSMRIVALVVGIVSVLGVICFLPFDRLVAANSTSTKAKSEGFSLDLSAWRNPTFVFVSCGVFLIEFVVFGIGGLLPTISTGAGFTAEDGYTLLSILGACSCVGRFSMGFIGDRLGALNSMIAVMILTIVFMATIFIPFSTTSAPLLYTFSALWGYCSGSFYALSPVCTGKTCEPKDYARYYGSTNFSVGIALLLANPLSGIMLEKLGAQPLACFYLAIVFLAGVSFTVARGLLIGNFTTFKTKM, encoded by the exons ATGAAGGACCAGCAGATGGCTTCCGCTGCCGAATCGACACTCCCTGAAAAGGGCCCAGTCGTTGACGTGGAGAGTGCGCCGAGCTCGTCTCCTCCATCTATCCCTGATGCAGGCCAAGATTCGGATGATTCGTTGGACTCGATGGGGAAAGACATCGAGGGAGACCTCGGTGCCTGGGTATGCGTGCTGGGCTCCTTGCTGTTTCTGATCCCTTCCTTTG GTTTCATGGCCTCCATCGGAACAGTTCAGTCATACCTCAGCCTCAACCAACTGAGCAACTATTCCGTCAGTCAAGTTGGATGGATTAGCGGAGTatacctcttcctctccctcatcttcaacttccaGATCGGATCTATCCTAGATCGATACGGACCTCGGGTTCTCAGTCCCTTCGGGAGTGTCTTTTCCACGGCCACATTCCTCCTGCTGGCCGAGTGCAAGACCTATTGGCAGTTTATGCTATGCTTTGGCGTCTTTGGAAGCATTGGCACAGGAATCGACTGCACCACGGCTATTGGTGTGGTTGGAAAGCTCTTTGTTCGTCGTCGTGGCTTGGCCATCGGCACAGCGGTTCTGGGAACATCCCTCGGTTCCATCATCTTTCCCCTCCTCCTACGCTCCACGTTTCAGAGCCTCGGGTGGGCGTGGTCGATGAGAATTGTGGCCTTGGTCGTAGGCATCGTGTCAGTACTGGGAGTCATCTGCTTCCTCCCCTTCGACCGACTTGTTGCCGCCAACTCGACCtccaccaaggccaagtctGAAGGTTTCTCGCTTGACTTATCAGCATGGAGGAACCCGACCTTTGTTTTCGTCTCGTGTGGCGTTTTCCTGATCGAGTTTGTTGTTTTCGGCATTGGTGGGCTCTTGCCAACTATCTCAACCGGCGCGGGCTTTACAGCCGAGGATGGATATACCCTTCTTTCCATCCTGGGTGCTTGCTCTTGTGTTGGCCGTTTCAGCATGGGCTTTATCGGTGACAGATTAGGAGCTCTCAACTCGATGATCGCTGTCATGATCCTCACCATTGTCTTCATGGCCACGATCTTCATTCCCTTCAGTACCACGTCAGCTCCTCTGCTGTACACCTTCAGTGCACTTTGGGGATACTGCTCGGGGTCGTTTTACGCACTCTCGCCTG TCTGCACAGGTAAAACATGCGAGCCCAAAGACTATGCGAGATACTATG GATCAACCAACTTTTCCGTCGGCATCGCACTGCTGCTGGCCAACCCTCTCAGTGGCATCatgctggagaagctgggcgCTCAGCCATTGGCATGCTTTTATCTTGCCATTGTCTTTCTCGCGGGCGTGTCTTTTACTGTGGCCCGAGGTCTGCTCATTGGAAACTTTACTACCTTCAAAACCAAGATGTAG